A region of Ignavibacteriota bacterium DNA encodes the following proteins:
- a CDS encoding T9SS type A sorting domain-containing protein has protein sequence MKKLIILLTVLLLLTAVDSNAQLLTKFKAKAGYAKAIDFGKSTLNMANPKIQFMGTFNQSIDFNGFDVTIEIDMNNGSATGWAYVLVDGDSESSSAVFIVKPIIGDFLTFEIPGLSLDDFDIELGDGVTIDDYNWMDSDAMMTRLNTNSDFADFYSQYQPFEQIFVVLFVGLNPLNMEVEPLWAISMTKGDIFRNCAVQAVTGDVFCSEILTSVKDLISNNIEIYPNPTDDFLIFNNTEFGENTLITVFDLFGRELIRHNAISGANSVDVSKLNPGVYTIRVNNSFSKFVKR, from the coding sequence ATGAAAAAACTTATTATACTACTTACTGTTTTGCTGCTTTTAACAGCAGTTGATTCAAATGCTCAGCTTTTGACTAAATTCAAAGCAAAAGCCGGATACGCAAAAGCCATTGATTTTGGTAAGTCAACCTTGAATATGGCTAATCCTAAGATTCAATTCATGGGTACTTTTAATCAATCAATTGATTTTAATGGGTTCGACGTAACAATCGAAATTGATATGAATAACGGGAGTGCTACCGGTTGGGCTTATGTTTTAGTTGATGGTGATTCTGAATCTTCATCTGCAGTGTTTATCGTCAAGCCCATAATCGGTGATTTTCTTACATTTGAAATTCCAGGTTTGAGTTTAGATGATTTTGATATTGAGTTGGGTGATGGTGTTACAATTGATGATTACAACTGGATGGATAGCGATGCAATGATGACAAGACTAAATACAAACAGTGATTTCGCTGATTTTTATTCTCAATACCAACCTTTTGAGCAGATTTTTGTCGTTCTTTTTGTAGGACTAAATCCATTAAATATGGAAGTAGAGCCGCTTTGGGCTATCAGTATGACAAAAGGTGATATTTTTAGAAATTGTGCAGTTCAGGCAGTAACAGGCGATGTTTTTTGCTCAGAGATTCTTACCTCTGTAAAAGATTTAATTTCTAATAATATTGAAATTTATCCAAACCCGACAGATGACTTTTTGATTTTTAACAATACAGAATTTGGGGAAAATACGCTTATAACTGTTTTCGATTTATTTGGGCGGGAATTAATTCGTCATAATGCTATATCCGGTGCTAATTCAGTTGATGTTTCGAAACTCAATCCCGGAGTTTACACAATAAGAGTAAATAACTCATTTTCTAAATTTGTAAAGAGATAA
- a CDS encoding class I SAM-dependent RNA methyltransferase encodes MKEFNDSFGMIAKTFQGFETILADEISALGGRDILILNRAVKFNGDLKLLYKANHLLRTALRVIIPIDDFEVRNEDDLYKNVKKVNWNNYITPNKTLAVDSSINSSPFNHTNFVALKVKDAIVDRIREEHGSRPSIDTKSPDLMVNVHIFKNECTISLDSSGSSLHKRGYRQSQTDAPLNEVLAAGLILLTDWKADVDFYDPMCGSGTFTTEAFSIASGKPPRTEFKYGFMSWSNYEPELWKKVLRESKELIKPVKINFYASDISGKAVAVSKLNMRHPEMRKTVVISQEDFFNSEPKGDSGIIMLNPPYGERLKNQDIEKVYRDIGNKLKFDYHGFNAWILISSKQAEKSVGLKSNKKFSVLNGAIECKFCNFKLYSGSIKDRYAE; translated from the coding sequence TTGAAAGAATTTAATGACAGTTTTGGTATGATAGCCAAAACATTTCAAGGTTTTGAAACTATCCTTGCCGATGAGATTTCAGCTCTTGGAGGCAGGGATATATTAATTTTAAACCGAGCTGTTAAATTTAATGGTGACCTGAAACTGTTATATAAGGCAAATCATTTGCTAAGAACAGCTCTGAGAGTAATTATTCCAATTGATGATTTTGAAGTTCGTAACGAAGATGACTTGTATAAAAATGTCAAAAAAGTCAACTGGAATAATTATATAACGCCAAATAAAACTCTTGCTGTTGATAGTAGCATAAACTCCTCACCTTTTAATCATACAAATTTTGTTGCCCTTAAAGTAAAAGATGCTATCGTTGACAGGATAAGAGAGGAACATGGCTCAAGACCCAGTATAGACACGAAATCACCTGATTTGATGGTTAATGTTCATATTTTTAAAAATGAGTGTACAATTTCACTTGATTCTTCAGGAAGCAGTCTGCACAAGCGCGGATACAGACAGTCTCAAACTGATGCACCGCTTAATGAGGTCTTAGCAGCCGGTCTTATACTTTTAACAGACTGGAAGGCTGATGTTGATTTCTATGACCCAATGTGCGGCTCGGGAACTTTTACCACAGAAGCATTCAGTATTGCATCCGGCAAACCACCCAGAACAGAGTTCAAATATGGCTTCATGAGCTGGTCAAATTATGAACCGGAACTTTGGAAAAAAGTCCTAAGAGAGTCGAAAGAATTAATTAAGCCCGTAAAAATTAATTTTTATGCTTCAGATATTTCCGGAAAAGCAGTAGCAGTAAGCAAGCTGAATATGAGACATCCTGAAATGAGAAAAACAGTCGTGATTTCTCAGGAAGATTTTTTCAATTCCGAACCTAAGGGTGATTCCGGTATCATTATGCTTAACCCACCATATGGTGAAAGACTCAAAAATCAGGATATTGAAAAAGTTTACAGGGATATTGGGAACAAATTGAAATTTGATTATCATGGATTTAATGCATGGATTTTAATTTCATCAAAACAAGCAGAGAAATCAGTTGGGCTTAAATCAAACAAGAAATTTAGCGTTTTGAACGGAGCTATTGAATGTAAGTTTTGCAACTTTAAGTTATATTCAGGCTCGATAAAAGACAGATATGCTGAATAA
- a CDS encoding DUF2520 domain-containing protein: MSFSIGIIGIGKLGSALTREFDKVGMLDFIVSKNTDLDFELSSKVKIFNNIAHIIKFPDVLFITVRDNQLSDVLDTLLEYQNGNLNNTFIIHCSGFLPKEELALLDDKAKSIARLHPYQTFFIYNNNIFENVAWTADCFENDKSKIIEIVSTINGKVFFIDEIENFHSDKYHISAVFASNYQTVNLKYAENIARLSGNDPAEFIPKIAITTTQNSISEIKSTSQNLPLTGPIARGDTQAVLRHIESLKDNELELKGYVLFGLASAELAYSEKRISIDIYYLFKRIFLSEINQLF; this comes from the coding sequence ATGTCGTTTTCAATCGGAATTATTGGGATTGGCAAGCTTGGATCCGCTTTGACAAGAGAATTTGACAAAGTGGGTATGCTTGATTTTATAGTTTCAAAAAATACTGATTTAGATTTTGAGCTTTCTTCAAAGGTAAAAATTTTTAATAATATTGCCCATATTATCAAATTTCCCGATGTATTATTTATAACTGTCCGAGATAATCAATTATCTGATGTACTTGATACTCTGTTAGAATATCAAAACGGTAATTTAAATAATACATTTATCATTCACTGCTCAGGCTTTCTTCCAAAAGAAGAATTAGCCTTATTAGATGATAAAGCTAAATCTATAGCCAGACTTCACCCCTATCAGACATTTTTCATTTATAATAATAATATTTTTGAAAACGTAGCATGGACTGCAGACTGCTTTGAAAATGATAAATCAAAAATAATCGAGATTGTTTCCACTATAAATGGCAAAGTATTTTTTATAGATGAAATTGAAAATTTTCACAGCGACAAATACCATATATCAGCAGTTTTTGCATCAAATTATCAGACAGTTAATTTAAAATATGCTGAAAATATTGCTCGTCTAAGTGGAAACGACCCTGCAGAATTTATCCCTAAAATTGCAATTACTACTACACAAAATTCAATTTCTGAGATAAAAAGCACTTCTCAAAATCTTCCACTTACCGGTCCTATCGCAAGAGGTGATACACAAGCGGTATTAAGACATATTGAATCACTTAAAGACAATGAATTAGAACTTAAAGGTTATGTACTCTTCGGACTTGCGTCTGCGGAATTAGCCTATTCTGAAAAAAGAATTTCAATTGATATTTACTATTTGTTCAAAAGAATTTTTCTATCTGAAATAAATCAATTATTTTAG
- the cysS gene encoding cysteine--tRNA ligase, whose amino-acid sequence MEIKLYNSLNKNVEIFKPIRENDVRMYSCGPTVYNNAHIGNMRAFLFADLLQRVLRVVGKYDVKWVMNITDIDDKTIRDSRPGSGAWLPAMGEQTEDAKENLRMLTEFYQDAFLEDISKLGIDVEHFYALPAATDFIDEMQTLILRIINNGYAYLSGGSVYFDVNKWRKDDHYGKLFKIDFDNFRAGARIDADEYERESVSDFVLWKEKKDGEPFWDFVIDGKNYQGRPGWHIECSAMEYELLELPFDIHTGGVDLKFPHHEDEIAQSKAGYGCEPTNFWLHNEFLEVEGEKMSKSACNFFTVKDLLNKGLDPIDIRFSMMSAHYRTKYNFTFSGVESTKKARKRIQEFIWELIDDSQISGTKNADTDKLRNDVFSELANDLHTPKALAHIFTFINSSVTVELSEESKLELVAFINELNHIFEAFTFEPKPKEDSSIPDNIIKMAQERWDAKQNRDFVTADTVRKSLDELGWIIKDAKDSYEIIKK is encoded by the coding sequence ATGGAAATTAAATTATATAATTCATTAAATAAAAATGTTGAAATATTCAAGCCGATTCGTGAAAATGATGTAAGGATGTATTCTTGCGGTCCGACTGTATATAACAATGCTCATATCGGCAATATGAGGGCATTTCTGTTTGCTGATTTGCTTCAGAGAGTGCTTCGTGTAGTTGGAAAATATGATGTCAAATGGGTAATGAATATCACAGATATTGATGACAAAACTATAAGAGATAGCCGTCCGGGTTCAGGAGCGTGGTTACCTGCGATGGGTGAGCAAACTGAAGACGCTAAAGAAAATCTGAGAATGCTTACTGAATTTTATCAGGATGCTTTCTTGGAAGATATATCAAAACTTGGAATTGATGTTGAGCATTTCTATGCCCTCCCTGCAGCTACAGATTTTATTGATGAAATGCAGACACTTATTCTGAGAATTATTAACAATGGATATGCTTACCTTTCGGGTGGCTCGGTTTACTTTGATGTTAATAAATGGCGAAAAGATGACCATTATGGCAAATTATTTAAAATAGACTTTGATAATTTCAGAGCCGGAGCTAGAATTGATGCAGATGAGTACGAGCGGGAAAGTGTAAGTGACTTTGTTCTATGGAAAGAGAAAAAAGATGGCGAGCCATTTTGGGATTTTGTTATTGATGGTAAAAATTATCAAGGACGTCCGGGATGGCATATTGAATGTTCAGCTATGGAGTATGAACTTTTAGAATTGCCTTTTGATATTCATACAGGCGGTGTAGATTTAAAATTTCCCCATCATGAAGATGAAATTGCTCAGTCTAAAGCTGGCTATGGATGTGAGCCAACTAATTTCTGGCTTCATAATGAATTTTTGGAAGTCGAAGGTGAGAAAATGTCCAAATCAGCCTGCAATTTTTTTACGGTCAAAGACTTGCTGAATAAAGGTCTTGACCCGATTGATATTCGTTTTTCAATGATGTCGGCACATTATAGAACAAAATATAATTTCACCTTTTCCGGAGTTGAATCTACGAAAAAAGCAAGAAAACGTATTCAAGAATTTATATGGGAATTGATTGATGACAGTCAAATTTCAGGTACTAAAAATGCGGATACTGATAAACTCCGAAATGATGTTTTTTCGGAGCTTGCCAACGACTTACATACTCCTAAAGCTCTAGCACATATTTTTACGTTTATTAACTCATCTGTTACAGTTGAATTATCTGAAGAAAGCAAGCTCGAATTAGTTGCATTCATCAATGAATTAAATCATATTTTTGAAGCATTCACTTTTGAACCTAAACCAAAAGAAGATTCATCAATTCCTGACAATATCATCAAAATGGCTCAGGAACGATGGGATGCTAAACAAAACCGTGATTTTGTAACTGCCGATACTGTACGTAAATCACTTGATGAACTTGGATGGATTATAAAAGACGCCAAGGATAGCTATGAAATAATCAAGAAATGA